DNA from Daucus carota subsp. sativus chromosome 1, DH1 v3.0, whole genome shotgun sequence:
TGCAGCAGTTTTTGCTATATTTAATGGAAAATGGCATGCCATTTGGGCATGCCTTTTTGTAAAATACATGCCTATAGGAAAATGGCATGCCATTTGAGCATGCCTTTTTGTAAAATACATGCCTATAGGCATGCCAGTGAGAACTGCCGTGACATGTACCCTACTTGAGTCACTGTAATAAAGGCCAGGATTCAAGTGGGTAAAATGACTTTACCAAAAGACATGGGTATGATTAAGTTGATTAGTGGTATAAGTAAGAAGTTTTTTTTAGCATAATATAGTGAAAAAGATTGTCTTGTGCAGCTGGCAGGGCACCAAATTATCTATCTAGTAAAACCTATTATCTTTGCAATCTTTTTTTAAAGCATTATTCACCTAATCTGCATTGTCtgagaaaaataaataagtccAATCAAATCCGTACACGGTCTGTCTGgcatctatatatttttttgattattttcttGCAGTACTGTATGAATTTATAATGGGCCTCTCTACATGTTGGATCTGTTTAGGAAACTCAGCTGATTACTGTTTCGTTTTAAACCACATTAATCCCTGTGAACGCTTTGCTACAAGGAgtagaaacaaaacaaaaagatAAGACATCCGAGAGATATTATTGAACGTACCAAAAGACCTGGTCATTCATCCCAGCTCGATCTCTGTTGTTAGTAACTTAATTGGGGAAGATGATCAGTTGCATGCGGATTTCATCCTTGACCTCTATTcttaccatatatatatattgtggtGGTGGTTTCATTTTTGTATCACGCGCCAATGTTTTCATCATTCAGAGTAGTAACAttcttttatcataaaaataatgcatagatttgttaaaaataaaatcaagaattaAATGCTTGTTGCACCATTTTAGTTTTAACTATTTGCATTTTAcatcaaataattttatgataaaaactTTACATTTCTTAAATTCAAAAACCGCCACACTTTGAACCGAAGGTGATATTAACAGTTAAAACATGATGAAAAGATGTCTAATACAGAGAGTTTCGGGGTTAAGAAACGTAAATCAAAGATTTACATTGAACTGTAAATTCTAATTTATACCGTAGATTTTTGCCTCTAGAAATTACAAGCACGCGACATTCTACTGTAGAATTTAAATATTGGACAAACTTAAGAATTCTACAGGAGTAGATTCATTTTCAGGTCCTCACTTACAGTCCAATTGATGTTGGGCCGCAATAGGGCTTGCCGAGGAATAGCCCGAAGAATATTATATAAGTGTTGTGAAATGTGTCGATAACCTTTTTCTGGGTTAACTTATGTCAATAACTAATTGGGTTCTttagcaaagaaaaagagaaaaaaatcgaaaatttGGCATTAACTTGATCATTCGATtattaacaaacttaataagatTTACAAGAAAAACAACCATGAATCACATATTCTAGTGGAAGCTTTTTCATATTTTGGTGGATCAATTATTAAATGACATgagtttgataaaaaaaaattactaacaaaatgtagaatttttcaaaatacaaaatatttaagCAAGTTTTTAacttctaaaaataaaaattcaaactgaAATTTATCAtagaatttttcaaaatacaaaatatttaagCAAGTTTTTAacttctaaaaataaaaattcaaactgaAATTTATCGATGTAAAAAGAGAGAATCAAAATTAATAGGTAATAATACGGGTCAATGATTAGTTAAAAAATCGATACTGATCGGATCATTAAtcgatattaatttaatattatttttaatataataatatatataaaattaattttttaaaattattttttctaatattattactaataaatttaatttttaaccgATTAATTATTAGTTACTAATTACTACTGCCTCTGTCTCTTCCaagtaggggtgtacacgggttGATGAAACCGACCGATCCAATCCGAACCGATCATATTTTACCCGAACCAATCTGAATTTTTTTACCCGATAGATAATTGGATTAAAAAATGATCAAatcgatttaattgggttggacacGGGTTTCAATTTTCTTaaaccgatccaacccaacccgataTATCCGAGGACTCTCAAGCCATTATCTATACTTTGTCTGCTCGAATTTATATTTGCCACTGTTAACAAACAGATTGTTATTAGTTATTTACAGACATTTGTTAACAGACATTGTTctctatttattaaataatagtatTCTGTTTGCTTTTTGTATACCGGAGACTCTGGAGTTAGTTTTATCTCTTTGACAAACTCATCAAAGCAACATTCCACCGATATAagattaaattcattattatgtttgtttagaAGCACACGAACATGaatattgtttgtttgttaCGTAAATGTATTCATGACCTTAAATTTATTAACTTAATCAAACCAATCCGAATAGAATCAAACCGAagtactacaaattggtttggttTATAGATTTATATGGTTCGGATTggattgaaaatttgaaaatccGATTTAATTGAGTTGGGTTAACAAATTCCGTCAACCCGCTCAATtcgaaccgtgtacacccctacttCCAGGTAGTTTACCTTTGGGTTGTGAGTTTGACACACATTCtgatgttttataaaaaaataattttataatactgttttaactttattttgaataaaaatttgatatttgaatttatacacacaaaaatctcaaaaataaatattagaactatattttataggagttttaaaatacgtgtcgaatagtgaaaaacaattaaaaaaacggaaatctacaaaactacctaccttttcttttattgttttcaaaaatactacctttcagaattatttttaaaaataccttttcataaattttttttcaaaaatacggtttgcaacttttgcaacctcatttgcaactccaggcggcgccagccgtgttgcaacctcttttgcaacttcatatgcaatatatatatcgattccgaaaatgaggtcgaaaatgacatttgaaaactggaacttgaaatcaggatttgtaattgcatatatggttgcatatggttgtattcagttgcatatggttgcattcagttgattctattgtaatctaatggccccgccaggggcacaccatataTCTGTTGTTACTTGCAGTTTTCAGTTGcaaagttgcaacttcatttgcaacctcatttgcaacttttgcaacctcatttacaactatatatagttttcagttgcatttagttgcaacttgcagttttcagttgcatttagttgcaactgaggttgcaaatgaagttgcaactgttgcaacttcatttgcaacctcagttgcaactaaatgcaactgaaaactgcaagttgcaactaaatgcaactgaaaactatatatagttgtaaatgaggttgcaaaagttgcaaatgaggttgcaaatgaagttgcaactttgCAACTGAAAACTGCAAGTAACAACAGAtatatggtgtgcccctggcggggccattagattacaacttcatttgcaacctcagttgcaactaaatgcaactgaaaactatatatagttgtaaatgaggttgcaaaagttgcaactgcagttggaacttcatttgcaactatatatatatatatatatatatatatatatatatatatatatatatatatatatatagatgtatatatatagatgtctAAACAGAGGTCGAAAATGGCAACTGAAAACTagaagttgcaacttacagttttcagttgaactagttgcaacagttgcaattttccatttttatttgcaacttttgcaacctcatttgcaacttttgcaacctcatttgcaacttttacggctgcgccgcccaaggttgcaaaagttgcaaatcgtatttttgaaaaaaaaaatttaataataattttacagatgggtatttttaaaaaaatccctAAAAAAAACTAGAGGAATATACAAGAAAAACAACCCTGAATCACATATTGGGGGATCAATTATTAAATGACATgagtttgataaaaaaaatattactaacaaaacataattttttttttcaaaatacaagatatttaagcaaatttttaacttctaaaaataaaaattcaaactgaAATTTATCTACGTAAAAAAGAGAGAATCAAAATTAATAGGTAATAATACCGGTcaatgattaattaaaaaaattgataatgatCTGATCATTAATCAAtactaatttaatattatttttaatataattaaatatatataattaatttttttaaaaaaatcctaaaattttaatatatttagtaatAAATCCAATTTTTAACCGATTATTTACTAATTACTTCCGGGTAGTTTACCTCTAACAAACGACATCCTGGGAGGTGGGACTGTTCCAACGTCCTCATAAAACCTTGctaaaccctaatttcacaCCCCTTTTTCTCTCTTGGATCCACAAAATCTCAAGATGGTGCACCAGAAGAAAAGTAAGTAATTTTCAACACACCCATCTGTTTTAATCACCCATATCATCTCTCCCCCATATAATTATGCATATTCATTAATTCATGTGTCTTGTAtttcaatttgttgatagagagCAAGAACAAGAGAATCACACTGAAAAGAAAGTCAAAAGTGATTAAGAAAGTGACAGAGCATCACAAGAAGAAGGCCAAGCAAGCCCAGAGGCAATTGGGTATTGATAGAAAGAAGCTTAAAGAAAACGACAATAATGGTGATTTGGAAAAGGCTGCTAGTGTTGTTAGTGGTGATTGGAGTGTTAAGGAGCAGGATCTTAATGCCCTTCAGGCTCATCGGGCTCGAACTGTCGATGTTGTTCGGAAAGAGAGGGTATGGCTTTAACTGTGTTTTGGGTTGCTAAAGTTTGTGGCTTATGACATTTTGAGGGAAGTGATAATTGAGTTGAGTAATGGGTGAAATATGGCTTTTCAGATTATGTATGAATGTGCTATCTGTTTTTAACCGTAAAAAGCTGCTTTATATTAATTACGTTTTGTATTGTGTCTATGTTTTTTAATATGTGTGATTATTGCTAGCAATGCTTTGATTGATGTTTGTTATTTCGTCATGAGAATAGTTTAAGATACTTAACTTGGACTGATGAATATTGATCTGGTAGTTAagctttaaaatttaatatactcACTCGAATTATTACTTTTAAATGTTTATTAAggcaaacaaaagaaaatttgagcTATTAGAGGATGTTGAGCCAGATCGTGGTTTTGGCAATGAAGAAAGTTCTACTGCTAAATCTCTTGGAATGGTTAAAATTCGTGGTATGTTGTTTTTTCTTGAGTCACatgagaatttttttattttggttgTGTGCAAAAAATGACGTTTTAATCTCATTTGGTTATAAATTCAGATAACTCAGACAGGGCCTTTTACAAGGAGTTGGCGAAAGTCATTGAAGCCTCAGATGTCATCTTGGAAGTGCTTGATGCCCGCGATCCAATTGGTACCCGTTGTGCCGATGTGGAAAAGATGGTGCTGAGAGCAGGTTATGAGAAGCATCTTGTGTTGTTGCTCAATAAGATAGGTATTCCTCTCACTTTTGTCCATTTGTTTTTCTCTCTCTCGTCTGCCTCTCACTCTGTGGTCGTGGATTTGGTAGACaccttaatttaaaaatagaacatTCTCTCTACATACTAGAAAACATTACATTATCGGTATGGCGACCTATGCCATGTTTATGTGCTTAAATGACCTATGACAACTAACAACTAATAACTGCAGTActgaattataataaaatacttcATGCTTGTGTTTCCCACTTCTGAATTGTGTTCTTACACTACAGATCTTGTCCCTCGGGAAGCTGTTGAGAAGTGGCTCAAGTATCTTAGAGAAGAACTACCAACGGTAGCTTTTAAGTGTAGCACACAAGAGCAGAGGTCAAACTTGGGCTGGAAATCTGCACCAAAGGCTTCAAAGGCTGCTAAAGTTGCTGCAAAACCTGGCAATCTTCTTCAAACTAGTGACTGCCTTGGAGCTGAAACACTAATCAAATTGCTTAAAAACTACTCAAGAAGCCACGAGGTAtgcaatgatatatatatatctgctgcttttttttttttgtacaaTAACCCAAGTTTTAATGAAATTACATCATCATGTTCTATTTTAAATGAGTAGAAGATAAAACTTGTTGTTTCTGCTGATCAGATGGATTTATACACCTATTGCCATGGAAAATTAAGATTATAATATAAGTTACTCTAATACTTAATAGAAAGTAGCTAGGAGtggaaatatttgattttttttggtttATAGCATAGCAGATGTCCTACTTCTCTTATTAATAGGTTGCGGCTTTAAgcctttgttttttgtttttgttttttgggtAAATGAGGGCGGCACctcatatgaattttataaataaaaacaaaagataCCACCTGGGGAGAAAAACACACCCAGGACAAGCAACAGATTTCTCAGAACAACCTCCGAGAAATCAAAACAACAACACCTAACCACTTAAAAGCGTCCAAATATAATTACAAGCAgaaaaaatgataaaacaaGTCCTGTTGGACACACCCACAAAACTCCAGAAAAACAATTTGTTGAGGCAGGACCACACTGTGCATCTCCAGATGTCCACCTTGAAAAAACAAACTAGACCCTTCAAGTGATGCACCTGACTTCCTGAACAACTCCACAATAAAACAATCAGCCCCTTCACCATACGACCAACTAAAAGCCCCCTGATCAAAAACCTCACCTCTGCTACATACACTGATATAACCACCAAAGGAAAACCTTCCCTGAAATCAACAGAAAGCCAGACCCAGAGCCACATAAACCGCAAAATAAAAGCCAGCAATCCACGTAAACCATGCATACTCAAACAGATACACCAGCGTTGAATACTAATGACCACCTGGAAATTGATATGCATGATCAACAGAAACATACTACTACTCACCAACATCGCAGCAAAAAACAAGCACACCCACTCCCAGCAGCACACTAGCTCCCAAACCATCTGATCACCAGCAGTACATAACACCAGACTAACGAATAAATTGACCAGACTACGATGACAGCTCACTTCGAATTCCTGATTAGACCTACAGCCCCAAAGACAAGCAATAGAATACTGACTACAAAGAACAAGCAGACCCACATATCTGAAAAACTCCCAAAGGTGCAGAAAAACACCCATACCACCAGACTCAAGTATTCTGATCAACTGCTGCGTGCATCCCCAGCTGGCCAGAACTGCTATAACCCTCAGACCCTTAGCTAATAAATTATGATGTACTAAAGTACATAAAATACTCAGGAAACACCACAAAAATTCCCAGATTAAAAACACCTCTGCAACAGATACAGACCCCAACTGATTAGCCTTTGTTGAGGTATGGGTATATGAGTTTTTGAATATATGCTAATGACCGTGTTAATACAGACAAATTTTGTTTCTGAAGTTGGTGTGAGtttacatatttaatattattgccATGTTGGACATGGTCTATCAAGTTGTTTGTTCTTGTTTTAGATCTTCTTTACTTCTCACttatcctttttctttttatcagtTAAGGTATTTGCCCCTCTTCCATGATATGTGTGGGATGCGGGCATATGACCTGTGTAACTATGTTTTCCCTTGCAATTTTCCTTGTTGTATTAATGGAAATTCCTGTGCTTATCTCCAACAGCATAACACCAAAGTGCTATGTTTGTTTAGAGGAACTAGAGTTGAATTATGCCCTGAATACTCTATCCTATGAAACAAACATAATCAAGGCATAGGCATTTGACTTAACTGTTAATAGACCCTGttcattaatttatttcaaGAGAAATCGCTCTACAACTAGACCAGCTGTCTGGCTGAGATCAAGCTCAAGTAACTTAGATAACATGGGGCCAGCGACATATAACATATTGCATGCACCAAAgagaaataaacaaataaatttcaTAATAGCAGCATAAAAGTTAActcattattaaaatagaatCCTCACTCTCGACTCCTGAGAAATGTTTGTGATTGATTGTTTACTTGTATATTTGAAGGGAATTGTGGAAATTGACCAGAGTAAGATTcttctttaaatataatatatataaagcttGACAGAGTTTAATGCATATTTCATCTGAAGTTCTTGCCGGCTTGCTGCACATTAGGAGATATAAACTCTTTTGTTGTTGCAGTTTCTTGCCACTAGGATTGCTATACTGGCAGGAATTCTAGATTGTGAATTGTCATCATGATCATAATACTTCCCAAAAGAGTTTAACTATGATTAGGATTAGAGatgtttatgtatattatattagttgTCCTACCCAGCTTCAGGCGTGGGGTTTGTTGGTAACTAGTTACTTGCCTTCTACATTGATCTTCACCTCTTCAGTATTGTCTAAAATCTGATAACCATTTTCCCTTGCAGATCAAGAAATCAATAACAGTGGGTGTTGTTGGCCTACCCAATGTTGGAAAGAGTAGTCTGATTAACAGCTTGAGAAGATGTCATGTTGTCAATGTTGGTGCTACTCCAGGACTAACAAGATCTATGCAAGAGGTTCaattagataagaatgttaaATTATTGGATTGCCCTGGGGTTGTTATGGCTAGATCTGGAGAAAGTGATGCATCTATTGCTCTTCGAAATTGCAAGAGAATTGAGAAGTTAGAAGATCCTGCTGGGCCAGGTAATGTAATAAACCCTCTTCAGCAATTTCCAAGTATATGTAGTGAAATAGTGGATCTTACACATAATCATTTGACCTCCTATAATAGTTattcagattcattgaaccaAATTTATGCTGATTTTTACCGTTCCATCGTCATGCTG
Protein-coding regions in this window:
- the LOC108205132 gene encoding guanine nucleotide-binding protein-like NSN1 isoform X2, producing the protein MVHQKKKSKNKRITLKRKSKVIKKVTEHHKKKAKQAQRQLGIDRKKLKENDNNGDLEKAASVVSGDWSVKEQDLNALQAHRARTVDVVRKERANKRKFELLEDVEPDRGFGNEESSTAKSLGMVKIRDNSDRAFYKELAKVIEASDVILEVLDARDPIGTRCADVEKMVLRAGYEKHLVLLLNKIDLVPREAVEKWLKYLREELPTVAFKCSTQEQRSNLGWKSAPKASKAAKVAAKPGNLLQTSDCLGAETLIKLLKNYSRSHEIKKSITVGVVGLPNVGKSSLINSLRRCHVVNVGATPGLTRSMQEVQLDKNVKLLDCPGVVMARSGESDASIALRNCKRIEKLEDPAGPVKEILNLCPAETLVSIYKIPSFNSADEFLQNVATARGKLKKGGIIDVDAAARIVLHDWNEGKIPYYTMPPTRDAGVPSEAKIISELGKEFNIDEVYGTESFIGSLKSADDFQPAEMLASATITSDEKMSEGNKVVDQSHDNDDECMAEEDSPDVKMAKTASGRQNVKLYATTDVLNTKLRKAEKRRMKKAKKLSAMEAKMESDDIDDFAEDAAMNDVDEDQSIVTSSKNRFEIPVELDK
- the LOC108205132 gene encoding guanine nucleotide-binding protein-like NSN1 isoform X1, which gives rise to MVHQKKKSKNKRITLKRKSKVIKKVTEHHKKKAKQAQRQLGIDRKKLKENDNNGDLEKAASVVSGDWSVKEQDLNALQAHRARTVDVVRKERANKRKFELLEDVEPDRGFGNEESSTAKSLGMVKIRDNSDRAFYKELAKVIEASDVILEVLDARDPIGTRCADVEKMVLRAGYEKHLVLLLNKIDLVPREAVEKWLKYLREELPTVAFKCSTQEQRSNLGWKSAPKASKAAKVAAKPGNLLQTSDCLGAETLIKLLKNYSRSHEIKKSITVGVVGLPNVGKSSLINSLRRCHVVNVGATPGLTRSMQEVQLDKNVKLLDCPGVVMARSGESDASIALRNCKRIEKLEDPAGPVKEILNLCPAETLVSIYKIPSFNSADEFLQNVATARGKLKKGGIIDVDAAARIVLHDWNEGKIPYYTMPPTRDAGVPSEAKIISELGKEFNIDEVYGTESFIGSLKSADDFQPAEMLASATITSDEKMSEDVMQGNKVVDQSHDNDDECMAEEDSPDVKMAKTASGRQNVKLYATTDVLNTKLRKAEKRRMKKAKKLSAMEAKMESDDIDDFAEDAAMNDVDEDQSIVTSSKNRFEIPVELDK